A stretch of the Uranotaenia lowii strain MFRU-FL chromosome 3, ASM2978415v1, whole genome shotgun sequence genome encodes the following:
- the LOC129757544 gene encoding ovalbumin-like translates to MNFHDAARYFAFNIFQQSYTAQPNQNSSLSPNAIQSALAILFLQANPEAADEMRQLLGLSQNTEKVAMDLEAFVMNFNDAYLGVASNLVYSKDIDFRTDLLETLRRWYKMSPEAVDFSQGQQVLDCAKAWTNKVTNGQIKRCLKPKKVYKGESMILLSTFTMKASWKLPYIKESSGKVKFHYENGDHEIEMMNIRDWFSYAKCDGFHFVEIPYANNTDLEMLVIMPLDGQPLKQIIPKLTASWYRDLQSIMGSRKLNLHMPKFFINAQVPIKTILEGMNVPEMFKPGAFNVSTTTPAQLTDIRQCVRLEFKELAKKCSDGNNPREIICKKSEFLVDRPFVYLIRKQSTKDIMFIGHYSYYETVATVTTPVQAQAAK, encoded by the exons ATGA acTTTCACGACGCAGCAAGATATTTCGCCTTCAACATCTTCCAGCAGTCATACACTGCTCAGCCGAATCAGAACTCCAGCCTTTCTCCGAATGCCATCCAATCGGCGCTCGCCATTTTGTTCCTGCAGGCCAATCCGGAAGCGGCTGATGAAATGCGCCAGCTGTTGGGACTTTCACAAAACACCGAAAAAGTGGCCATGGATTTGGAGGCCTTTGTGATGAACTTCAACGACGCCTACCTGGGAGTGGCTTCGAACCTGGTCTACTCGAAGGACATTGATTTTCGGACCGATCTGCTAGAGACACTGCGCCGATGGTACAAAATGTCCCCGGAAGCCGTTGATTTCAGCCAAGGTCAGCAGGTGCTGGACTGTGCCAAAGCCTGGACCAACAAGGTGACCAATGGACAGATCAAGCGATGTTTGAAACCTAAGAAAGTATACAAGGGTGAGAGTATGATTCTGCTGAGCACCTTCACGATGAAAGCATCCTGGAAGCTACCCTACATCAAGGAATCCTCCGGAAAGGTGAAGTTTCATTACGAGAACGGTGATCACGAGATAGAGATGATGAACATCCGTGATTGGTTTTCGTACGCCAAGTGTGACGGGTTCCATTTCGTGGAGATTCCGTATGCCAACAACACCGACCTCGAAATGTTGGTCATCATGCCCCTAGATGGACAGCCCCTAAAGCAGATCATTCCCAAACTGACGGCTTCCTGGTATCGGGATCTGCAGAGTATCATGGGCTCCCGGAAGCTGAACCTCCACATGCCCAAGTTCTTCATCAACGCCCAGGTGCCGATAAAAACCATCCTGGAGGGTATGAACGTTCCGGAGATGTTCAAACCTGGTGCGTTTAACGTGTCGACCACAACACCGGCCCAGCTAACCGACATCAGACAATGCGTTCGGCTTGAGTTCAAAGAGCTGGCCAAGAAGTGCTCCGACGGTAACA ATCCCCGCGAAATCATCTGCAAAAAGTCGGAGTTCCTCGTCGATCGACCGTTTGTCTACTTGATCCGGAAGCAGTCGACCAAGGATATCATGTTTATCGGTCACTATTCGTACTATGAGACGGTGGCTACGGTGACGACCCCGGTCCAAGCTCAAGCTGCCAAATGA
- the LOC129756982 gene encoding LOW QUALITY PROTEIN: neuroserpin-like (The sequence of the model RefSeq protein was modified relative to this genomic sequence to represent the inferred CDS: deleted 1 base in 1 codon; substituted 1 base at 1 genomic stop codon), with protein MKILVLLVVCFQVMGILTEDAIQSNFTLNFFRHCYRANPNQNTIISPIAVHTLLAMMYEVAQSDVAAELRRVLELPSNPEVIRKNIHKIKSSFNNDALRMVFQMYHSNVYAIRPEIQRTFENQFQVPVESVNFNEGQKVADSANRWVENATNFMIRDLFSQEDFSQDNVMMLLNAVAMNATWDMPIFPRKNSEGSFPLXNGDHEVDMMFNHNFFPFCSVAGLNVLELEYSFGTDLSMLIIMPEPGKSISVALDLLNDQQILDQINRKLSQYQRHLHLHMPKFSIVQKTNAEDILSSMGLDSIFLEDAFPTSDVPSKVSSIKQNARIDVTESGTTAAAVTEFRTDRISSPSPLFVDRPFVFVIRKQSSKEIIFIGQYSIFQ; from the exons ATGAAGATTCTGGTGCTACTCGTCGTGTGTTTCCAAGTGATGGGAATTCTAACTGAAG ATGCCATTCAGTCGAATTTTACGTTGAACTTTTTCCGCCACTGCTATCGAGCTAATCCAAATCAGAATACGATCATATCGCCAATAGCAGTTCACACTCTGCTGGCGATGATGTACGAGGTGGCCCAATCGGATGTGGCCGCAGAACTGAGACGCGTTCTGGAGCTTCCGTCTAACCCGGAGGTGATTCGAAAAAATATCCACAAAATCAAGTCAAGCTTCAACAATGACGCCCTGCGTATGGTTTTCCAAATGTACCACTCCAATGTCTACGCCATTCGACCAGAGATTCAGCGCACTTTCGAAAATCAGTTCCAAGTGCCCGTGGAATCGGTGAACTTTAATGAGGGTCAAAAGGTGGCCGACTCTGCCAATCGATGGGTGGAAAATGCTACCAACTTCATGATCCGGGATCTCTTCTCCCAGGAAGATTTCTCCCAAGATAACGTAATGATGCTGCTGAATGCCGTAGCTATGAATGCCACTTGGGATATGCCAATTTTTCCGAGGAAAAACTCGGAAGGCAGTTTTCCACTTT AAAATGGGGATCACGAAGTGGACATGATGTTCAATCACAACTTTTTTCCGTTCTGCTCAGTGGCTGGGTTGAATGTCTTAGAACTAGAATATTCCTTCGGCACAGATCTATCGATGCTGATAATTATGCCAGAGCCCGGAAAATCCATTTCTGTTGCCCTGGATCTTCTGAACGATCAAcaaattttggatcaaattaatCGCAAACTTAGCCAGTACCAAAGGCACCTTCACCTGCACATGCCCAAGTTCTCAATTGTTCAGAAAACAAATGCCGAAGACATTCTATCAAGCATGGGTTTGGATTCGATCTTTCTAGAGGATGCTTTCCCAACCAGTGATGTTCCCTCGAAGGTGTCAAGCATCAAGCAAAACGCACGAATCGATGTCACCGAAAGCGGAACTACTGCCGCTGCTGTAACTG AATTTCGAACGGACCGCATCTCTTCCCCTTCACCGCTGTTCGTTGACCGGCCCTTCGTTTTCGTTATTCGGAAGCAATCTTCGAAGGAGATAATCTTCATTGGGCAGTATTCAATCTTCCAATAG
- the LOC129757280 gene encoding plasminogen activator inhibitor 1-like isoform X2 produces MRSLVFLFLFAQVIGLLANARTKFSFDFLRLTNRHNPGENLIVAPVGIHTSLAAMYHQAQPNVAQELQTVLGLAPNKQQVEREVNDLLASSRSETLSMVFKLYHARYNGLKRPLLTQSLQDKYQIPVEAVDFEQGQQVADSANAWVERVTKSMIKNLYAADDFSEQDSMMLLNVLTMNATWDIPFITKDTKKDVFHFANGDHSVDMMETRGNFNYCEISKFEAVELAYEAHTDLAMLIIMPNSAEPFESALKHLDASVYEEINRKLTSHWTLDVHLPKFSITKKTKANNILQQMGLSAVFQDDAFEANHRLSSIEQNGRIDVTEQGTTAAVVTETRMVFRSGAIDVPINRPFVYLVRKQSTKEIMFIGYYAYYQ; encoded by the exons ATGAGGTCTCTAgtgtttttgtttctgtttgcCCAAGTTATCGGACTGCTCGCAAACG CACGTACGAAATTTTCCTTTGACTTCCTGCGTCTTACCAACCGGCATAATCCGGGTGAGAACCTGATCGTGGCTCCCGTTGGAATTCATACGTCTCTAGCAGCGATGTACCATCAGGCACAACCGAATGTGGCCCAGGAGCTGCAAACTGTTTTGGGATTGGCCCCTAACAAACAGCAGGTTGAACGTGAGGTTAATGACCTGTTGGCCAGTTCTAGGAGCGAGACGCTCAGTATGGTCTTCAAGTTGTACCATGCTCGATACAATGGCCTCAAACGTCCTCTGCTGACTCAATCGCTCCAGGACAAGTACCAGATTCCAGTAGAGGCCGTCGACTTCGAGCAAGGTCAACAGGTGGCCGATTCCGCCAACGCTTGGGTCGAAAGGGTGACCAAATCAATGATAAAGAACCTCTACGCCGCTGATGATTTCTCCGAACAGGACAGCATGATGCTTCTCAATGTACTCACTATGAACGCAACTTGGGACATTCCATTTATCACCAAGGATACTAAAAAGGACGTTTTTCATTTTGCAAACGGAGATCACTCTGTTGACATGATGGAAACCAGGGGCAATTTTAATTACTGTGAAATTTCGAAATTCGAAGCTGTTGAGCTAGCTTATGAAGCCCACACGGATTTGGCTATGTTGATCATCATGCCAAATTCAGCGGAACCCTTCGAATCGGCCCTCAAACATTTGGATGCATCAGTGTATGAAGAAATAAACCGGAAACTTACCTCGCACTGGACCTTGGACGTTCATCTGCCCAAGTTTTCCATCACCAAGAAGACTAAGGCTAACAATATCCTGCAGCAGATGGGTCTCAGTGCAGTATTCCAGGATGATGCATTCGAGGCTAACCATCGGCTCTCGAGCATTGAACAAAACGGCCGTATCGATGTCACCGAACAAGGAACGACAGCTGCCGTAGTCACGG aAACCCGAATGGTGTTCAGATCCGGAGCGATCGATGTGCCAATAAATCGGCCTTTCGTGTACCTCGTTCGGAAACAGTCGACCAAGGAGATCATGTTCATCGGATACTATGCTTACTATCAGTGA
- the LOC129757280 gene encoding plasminogen activator inhibitor 1-like isoform X1 — translation MRSLVFLFLFAQVIGLLANDAARTKFSFDFLRLTNRHNPGENLIVAPVGIHTSLAAMYHQAQPNVAQELQTVLGLAPNKQQVEREVNDLLASSRSETLSMVFKLYHARYNGLKRPLLTQSLQDKYQIPVEAVDFEQGQQVADSANAWVERVTKSMIKNLYAADDFSEQDSMMLLNVLTMNATWDIPFITKDTKKDVFHFANGDHSVDMMETRGNFNYCEISKFEAVELAYEAHTDLAMLIIMPNSAEPFESALKHLDASVYEEINRKLTSHWTLDVHLPKFSITKKTKANNILQQMGLSAVFQDDAFEANHRLSSIEQNGRIDVTEQGTTAAVVTETRMVFRSGAIDVPINRPFVYLVRKQSTKEIMFIGYYAYYQ, via the exons ATGAGGTCTCTAgtgtttttgtttctgtttgcCCAAGTTATCGGACTGCTCGCAAACG ATGCAGCACGTACGAAATTTTCCTTTGACTTCCTGCGTCTTACCAACCGGCATAATCCGGGTGAGAACCTGATCGTGGCTCCCGTTGGAATTCATACGTCTCTAGCAGCGATGTACCATCAGGCACAACCGAATGTGGCCCAGGAGCTGCAAACTGTTTTGGGATTGGCCCCTAACAAACAGCAGGTTGAACGTGAGGTTAATGACCTGTTGGCCAGTTCTAGGAGCGAGACGCTCAGTATGGTCTTCAAGTTGTACCATGCTCGATACAATGGCCTCAAACGTCCTCTGCTGACTCAATCGCTCCAGGACAAGTACCAGATTCCAGTAGAGGCCGTCGACTTCGAGCAAGGTCAACAGGTGGCCGATTCCGCCAACGCTTGGGTCGAAAGGGTGACCAAATCAATGATAAAGAACCTCTACGCCGCTGATGATTTCTCCGAACAGGACAGCATGATGCTTCTCAATGTACTCACTATGAACGCAACTTGGGACATTCCATTTATCACCAAGGATACTAAAAAGGACGTTTTTCATTTTGCAAACGGAGATCACTCTGTTGACATGATGGAAACCAGGGGCAATTTTAATTACTGTGAAATTTCGAAATTCGAAGCTGTTGAGCTAGCTTATGAAGCCCACACGGATTTGGCTATGTTGATCATCATGCCAAATTCAGCGGAACCCTTCGAATCGGCCCTCAAACATTTGGATGCATCAGTGTATGAAGAAATAAACCGGAAACTTACCTCGCACTGGACCTTGGACGTTCATCTGCCCAAGTTTTCCATCACCAAGAAGACTAAGGCTAACAATATCCTGCAGCAGATGGGTCTCAGTGCAGTATTCCAGGATGATGCATTCGAGGCTAACCATCGGCTCTCGAGCATTGAACAAAACGGCCGTATCGATGTCACCGAACAAGGAACGACAGCTGCCGTAGTCACGG aAACCCGAATGGTGTTCAGATCCGGAGCGATCGATGTGCCAATAAATCGGCCTTTCGTGTACCTCGTTCGGAAACAGTCGACCAAGGAGATCATGTTCATCGGATACTATGCTTACTATCAGTGA